Within the Maledivibacter sp. genome, the region ACTTGGCACAATTGCATATGCGAATATCATCCTTAATTTAATTACTTAAGATATAAGCATATTTGGTGGTATAGCTTTGAAGATTTTTAAACTACATGTAGTAGATGGTTTTTATAGAAAGTAATTATGCAATTTGCTCATATAATAATATTTTAGTGTTGAGGGAAATGCTATTTATTAAGGAAATTTTATAATTGAGATTTAGAACAATTGAATAATATATATCGCATGGTTTTTATGGAAGGCAATTATAAAGTTTACTTTATTGATAAAAAAGTAATATGCAAATTTAAGGAGAAAGTTCAATAAATAAAGCAGCGTATTATGGAAAGGAAGCGATGTAATGATTTATTTAGATAATGCTGCCACTTCATATCCTAAACCAGAGGAGGTGTATAAAGCAGTAGATAAATGCATGAGAGAGTATGGGGCAAATCCAGGAAGGTCAGGTCATAAATTAGCTTTAAAAGCAGGAAGGGCAATATATGAAACCAGGGAATTGATGTGTAAGCTTTTCAATATTGATAATCCCATGCAAATAATATTAACATCCAATGCCACGGATTCTTTAAATCTTGCAATAAAGGGTTTACTTAAGGAGGGGGATCATGTAATCACATCTGGAATGGAACACAATTCACTGATAAGACCAATAAAGGCCTTAGAGGAAATAGGAGTTGAGAATACCATAATAGAATGTGATAGTGAAGGTTTTATAAAGCTTGATAAATTAAGGGAGGCTATTAAGGGCAACACAAAACTAATAGCTGTGACCCATGCTTCTAATGTTACGGGAACCTTAATGCCCATAGGGGAAATTGGGGAGATAGCAAAGGAGAGTAATATACCTTTATTGGTTGATGCCGCTCAAACCGCAGGAGTATATGATATAGATGTACAAAAAATGAATATTGATCTACTAGCCTTCCCAGGACATAAAGGGCTTATGGGACCTCAGGGAACAGGGGCACTTTATATAGGTGAGGGAATAAAGCTGAGACATATGAAAGAAGGGGGGACAGGAAGCAAATCGGAATCACTGCTACAGCCAGACATAATACCAGATAGGTATGAAAGTGGTACTCCAAATACATCAGGGATTGTAGGCTTAGGGGCAGGTATAAAATATATTTTAGATATAGGTCTAGATAATATAAGAAAGCATGAAGAAGAATTAACGAAATATATGATTGATGGTTTGAGAAAGCTTGACAAGGTAAAGATATATGGACCCCTGGATGCTAAAAAAAAGGCATCTGTAATTTCAATAAATATAGGGGATTTAGATTCATCAGAGGTAAGTTATATACTAGATCAGGCATTTA harbors:
- a CDS encoding aminotransferase class V-fold PLP-dependent enzyme, encoding MIYLDNAATSYPKPEEVYKAVDKCMREYGANPGRSGHKLALKAGRAIYETRELMCKLFNIDNPMQIILTSNATDSLNLAIKGLLKEGDHVITSGMEHNSLIRPIKALEEIGVENTIIECDSEGFIKLDKLREAIKGNTKLIAVTHASNVTGTLMPIGEIGEIAKESNIPLLVDAAQTAGVYDIDVQKMNIDLLAFPGHKGLMGPQGTGALYIGEGIKLRHMKEGGTGSKSESLLQPDIIPDRYESGTPNTSGIVGLGAGIKYILDIGLDNIRKHEEELTKYMIDGLRKLDKVKIYGPLDAKKKASVISINIGDLDSSEVSYILDQAFNIAVRSGLHCAPLAHKTVGTFEQGTVRFSIGYFNTKQDIDRALEAIHKIYEEIE